taatgtataatatataaaattctaatattttttataatttatatttatttatttatttatttaataactcagatttttttcggatttcgggttcggatcgggttcGGATAGCATTTCGGATTTCAGATCGGGTTTtggatcggtatacctaatatccaaatccaaatccaaaattttTTTGGTTTAAAAATGAAATCGATATCCAAATCtaaatccaaaaaatcgggttcggtatatccaaaatttcaggtttcggatcggatatccGTCAGATCGGATTATTTTTCCATCATTACGCTTAAGGCACATTAAGTCGACTTGTCAGGTAAATATTTATGCACACAACTAGCATTACAAGTAACACACACATCATTCTCTTCTCCGCAGccatcataaaatgattttattgtTAAGTGAAATGGATCTTTTGCATTTAATTCCGTGAAAAATTCCATGCCAAAAAGATTCCATTTAATTTTCTCAAAACctatatattgaacaacctttTTATCCTTGTTATCACATTCTTCCTCATGATTATCATTATCTTTTACTTTATCATCTTTCAAACAAGTTAACATGTATCTACAAATGAAAGTTATATATGTCCTCGATTACTAACTTATTATAGCAGGAAACAAATTAATAAGGAAATAAATGgcaaaaaagagaagaaaagagCGGACTAACCAATCTAAACTTTGAAAATCGAAAAATTTGAAACATAACATTACATCAAATAAAGAAGAACAGTTACATGAAATTGTAAATCATACCATTGGAGGTAATGCTTGTTGAGGAGTTTATATATCAAACATGATTATAATACAACTCTGGTCGCGATCTTTAAGTTTTGATAAGGAGGAGTTTAAGCTCTAAGTATCAACAGAAATTTAAGCTAGATATATTTCAAACTTTGAGCAATTgcatgattttaaaaattattagaAGTTCCACACGAAAAAATGACTGCAATTTCAAAATCTAGTAATATATATTACTAAGTACCGTATAATCCGTGTGATGCACGAGcttttattaatatattttttttcatttttttccaTTACTTCGATGTTACTTATCCTTTAAATATTATTCGTTTTTATTTTTTATACTCCTTCCCCCCTCTTTTCATCCTTTATTACTATGATTTTTTATCCAAAAATTGTGTCTATCAAAGTAAATTATTAGTTTGTAATTTATATCATTAAAACATATTCAAATTTAAaggtttttttgtttttttattttttgataatttaAAGGTTTTTTAAGTTGATATAAGAATTTTAAATAATTACGTTAGTTAATCTAATTGTGTATCTATataatttaatcttaaaaaaattgaaaatccTATCTTATTTTAACGAAGGATGTGTACTCAAACATATTAATTTACTTAATTGCTCTTGACaaattatttgttgtatttaatTTTTTGGAAGGTTGTAATAActattttggaaggtgttaaaGAACCTATCAAGCGAAATCATATTTTGCTGAAAATACTATAGTATTAACTTATAACTCGTGCGATGCGATAGGTGGTGTTTGGAAGTTAACTTTCTGGCATCAAATTAAGAAGATTTTAGGGTCTGTTATATCTGACAGGAAAAGTGCATTTATCGAAGGCAGATTATTAACAAACAATGCGTTGATAGCACTCGAAATTAATCATTATATGCAACGTAAGAGACAAGGGCGGACTGGAGTTGCAAGACTTAAATTGGATATTTCGAAGGCATATGATAGGCTAGAATGGAGCTTTGTGCGAAATATGATGGCGAAGTTTGGGTTTATTGGTGTATGGATTAATAGGATCATGCAGTTTATTAGTTCAGTGTCGTATAGTTTCTTGCATAATGGTGAAGAATCTAGCTGTGTTTTTCCTGAAAGAGGACTTCGTCTAGGAGACCCAATTTTGCCATATATTTACATTATGTGTGTGGAAGGGCTTAGTGCTATAATCAGGAGGGATGAGGAAGCAGAGCTGATACATGGGTGTCAAATTGCGAGAGGAGCACCGAGTATATCACACTTATTATTTGCATATGATTGTTACTTATTTTTTAAGGCAACCAAGACTGAAGCACGCAATTTGAAAGGAATTTTACAATGATATGCTTAGATATCTAGACAGGTGATTAACTATAATAAGTCAAGCATTATTTTTTCCTCGAACACATGTCCAGAGGATCGTCAGGAGGTACAGGAACAACTTCAGGTGCGCGAGAATGAGAACCCAAGAAATTATTTGGGTTTACCTATGAGAGTTGGTCAAAATAAAAAAGCAGTGTTCGGGTTCCTGGTAGAGCGGGTTAGTTCTAAGTTACAAGCATGGGGAATGGGGAATATTTCTAAAGCTGGTAAGGTAACACTGCTTAAATCAACAGCACAAACTATACCAACATTTTGGATGAATCTGCTACTAATTTCCTCGGATGTATGTGATAGAATTGAAAAGAAGATGAATTCGTACTGGTGGGGGGTCGATGGGAACATGGTGAAATTTGATGGATTAGCTGGGAACGGTTATGGTAAGTGAAGGAATTGGGTGGGTTAGTATTTCAGAAATTGAAGGAGTTTAATGTGGTAATGTTAGCCAAGAAAGGTTGGAGATTAATAAATAACTCCAATCCACTAGTGGCTGCAATCATAAAGGCAAGGTACTTCGCGAATACCGATTTTTTAAATGCAGAATTGGGATCGAATCCTAGTTTTATGTGGAGGAGTATCATTGAATCACAAGAGATAATAAAATGAGGGTGTAGGAGAAAAATAGGAGATGGTCGAGATACTAATATGTGGATGAGTCTGTGGTTACCATGTATAGAGAATGGTTTTCTTACGAGTAATGCTTATGTTAGTCTTTAGGATGCAACTGTCAATGGACTGATGATGGAGGGGCAAAAGAAATGGGATATAGAGGTGCTGCATGATATTTGTAATGAATGTGATAGGAACTTGATACATCAAATTCATGTCCCTAGTAGAAATATTATGGATTTTTGGTACTGGTTGCTAGATGATAAGGGGGAACTCTCGGTTAAGAGTTGCTATAGACAGCTGAGGGGTGAGAGGGAGAGTCATGATAGAGGATTTTGGAATATATTGTGGAGCTTAAACCGACCAGGAAAGATAGTAAACTTTCTATGGAGGGTCTGTTGAAATGTGTTGCCTACAGCTATTGAGTTGATTAAAAAAGGTGTGTAGATTCAACAGATGTGTTTGTGGTGTCATTTGCAGGTTGAAGATACGGTACATACGTTGTTCTCTTGTTATTTTGCTCGTGACTTGTGTAGTACGGTAGGATTGAAGGAGGTGGTGAGAGTCGAGGAGGGTATGAAGGGGTTTTAGGTGCTCAGACATGTATTTCAATATAGTAACAGGGAACAATGTATTATGTTGGGTGTCATTAGTTGGAGCTTGTGGGTTAGACGGAATGAATGGGTGTGGAATAAAAAGAACATGTCAGTTTTTGGTGTTCGGTATATGGCTTTGAACCTGATGTGGGAGTGGAGAAATGTTAATGAAGGTGGGGTTGGAGGTATGAAGCTGAGCAACCATCGATGAAGAAATGGGGTCGACCACTTGAGGGTTGGATAAAAATCAATGTAGATGATATAGGTCAGGGTAATACAGAGAATATAGGAGTGGCTTGTGTAGCTCGTGATGACATTGGAAGATTCTTGGGTGCTAAAATTTCTAATTGTCGGGGGTACACACAGATTAGAGAGGCAGAAGCAGTGGGACTTCGTGATGCATTAGTATGGATAGAAAAATGGAGAACTATGAACTGCATTTTTGAATTGAACACGAAACTGGTGGTGGAGGCCGTCTATAATAACAAGGAAAGATCGAACTTTCATAGTATTATAGATGATTGTGTAAGTTTACTTCAATATTTTGAGAATGTGTTAGTTGTGCATGATTTCATACCGCCCAAAATAAGGAGATGGGTGATTAATGAAGGGCGAAGAGAGATAATAAGTGAAATGGAAAAATAAAGGTAAAAAGACATAAATAACCTtcattataattaatattaacTATGGTTAGATTTAACTCAGTGACATAGTTGGTCATTTGAATATTCATGTGTTATTTTGAAAGTGTAGAAACACATATATTCATTAGCAATAAGTTTCTCCAATTGATTCATCAAATATCCTAGTGAAATTTCAACAAAATGTCAACATGAATGGCTTCTAACATTTCAATTCATAATTCAACTGATGTTGCATGTGCTAAGAGTACTTTAATTTCATCTAAGGTACTCAATCTATCTATATAGTATAGTAGTAATTTATCTTTCAATttttctcatttctaagttgttCAATCTTCTCAAATTCCTGATCTGTTGAGTGGCCATGCTTTTGGTTTTGTCTCAGCATTTATATTAATAGATAGCTcaatttgttttgtttttttattattatttgtgaCAATTAATACTTTGACGTCAATTTTCCAGAATATACCATCTGGTTCCAGCAGCAGGAGCAGGAGAGAGATGATTAATGTTCCAATCATCAATTCAGTGCAGGTATGTAAGACTAGATATGTCTGAAATTAAGGCACCGAGTGCACAGGTATGTAAAACTAGATCTATCTGAAATTTAGGCATTGAGTGCAGGTAATACTATGATCTGACACACGTGTATATTTTCCTTATGTTCTGTCCACTCCAAATCATAAATTAATAGTTAAATTctaaatttttattttgataaaGACATACTAATAAGATCTTAAGACAACTGGTAAACATGATAAATCTAATAATTCTacaaatatataatttaataaaaatttataattagATCGGTAGATTTTTATTTAGATAAAAGATCGAAATATAAGATCTTAAGGCAACTtgtaaatataataatttttagtAAATCTAAAATTTATTTTGCTTCGCCATAAAATTACTATGAAACTAATTTGTGCTAATTAATTTTGCTTTTTAATGTGTTGACCTcaaatttatggatttaattgttacttataaatttattttaaaataaaacaatgTATGGTATAGTTCTCCTTTTGGACAAAGTTGTTATATTTTACATAtttcttgaaatatatatatatatatatatatatatatttacattaTGTGTATGGAGGGGTTTAGTGCTATAATCATGAGGAATGAGGAAGCAGGGCTGATACATGGGTGTCGAATTGCGAGAGGAGCACCGAGTATATCACACTTATAATTTTCAGATGATTGGTACTTATTTTTTAAGGCAACCAAGGCTGAAGTACGCAATTTAAAAAGGATTTTACAACGATATGCTCATATATCTGGACAGGTGATTAACTATAATAAGTCAAGCATTACTTTTTCCTCGAACACATATTCGGGGGATCGTCAAGAGGTACAGGAACAACTTCAGGTGCGCGAGAATGAGAACCCAGGTAATTATTTGGGTTTACCTATGAGAGTTGGTCAAAATAAAAAGATAGTGTTTGAGTTCCAAGTAGAACGGGTTAGTTATAAGTTACAAGCATGGGGAATGGGGAATATTTCTAAAGCTGGTAAGGTAACACTGCTTAAATCAGCAGCACAAACTACACCAATATTTTGGATGAATCTGTTACTAATTTCCTCATATGTATTTGATAGAATTAAAAAGAAGATGAATTCGTACTGGTGGGGGGGTCAATGGGAATATGATGGAATTCGATGGATGAGCTGGGACCGGTTATGTGAATTGAAGGAAGTGGGCGGGTTAGGATTTCGGAAATTGAAGGAGTTTAATGTGGTAATGTTAGCCAAGCAAGGTTGGAGATTAATAAATAACTCCAATCCACTGGTGGCTGCAATCATGAAGGCAGGGTACTTCGTGAATACTGATTTTTTAAATGCAGAATTGGGATCGAATCCTAGTTTTATGTGGAGGAGTATCATGGAATCACATGAGATAATAAAATGAGGGTGTAGGCCAAAAATAAGAGATGGTCGAGATACTAATATGTGGACGAGTCTGTGGTTACCATTTATAGAGAATGGTTTTCTTACGAGTAATGTTTATGTTGGTCTTCAGGATGCAACTGTCAGTTGACTTATGATGGAGGGGCAAAAGAAATGGGATATGGAGGTGTTGAATGATATTTATAATGAACATGATAGGAACTTGATACATCAGATTCATGTCCCTAGTAGAAATATTATGAATTCTTGGTACTGGTTGCTAAATGATAAAGGGGAATTCTCGGTTACGAGTTGCTATAGACAGCTGAGGGGTGAGAAGGAGAGTCAGGATAGAGGATTTTGGAAGAAATTGTAGAGCTTAAACCTACCAAGAAATATAGTAATTTTTCTGTAGAGAGTCTTTCAAAATGTGTTGCCTATAGCTAGTGAGTTGATTAAAAAGGGTGTGCAGGTTCAACAGATGTATTCGTGGTGTCATCTGCAGGTTGAAGATACGATACATATGATGTTCTCTTGTTGTTTTGCTCGTGACTTGTGGAGTATGGTGGGATTGAAGGAGGTGGTGAGAGTCGAGGAGGGTATGAAGGGGTTGCAGGTGCTCAAACATGTATTTCAATATTATAACAGGGAACAATATATTATGTTGGGTGTCATTAGTTAGAGCTTGTGGGTTAGACGGAATGAATGGGTATGGAATAAAAAGAACATGTCAGTTTTTGGTGTTCGGTCTATGGCTTTGAACCTGATGCGGGAATGGAAAAACATTAATGAAGGTGGGGTTGGAGGTATGAAGCTGAAGCAACCATCAACGAAAAAATGGGGTCGACCACTGAGGGTTGGATAAAATCAATGTAGATGTTGCAAGTCAGGGTAATACGGAGAATATAGGAGTGGCTTGTGTAGCTCGTGATGACAGTGGAAGATTCTTGGGTGCTAGAAGTTCTAATTGTCGGGGGTACACACAGGTTTGAGAGGCAGAAGCAGGGGGACTTCGTGATGCATTAGTATGGATGCAAAAAAATGGAGAACTATGAACTGCATATTTGAATTGGACGCGAAACTGGTGGTGGAGGCCGTCTATAATAACAAGGGAAGATCAAACTATCATAGTATTATAGATGATTGTGTGAGTTTACTTCAACAGTTTGAGAATGTGTTAGTTGTGTATGAACATCAATCTGCGAATTATGTAGCTCATATGTTAGCTCGAGTTGCATTTTCTATGAGAGGTCATATGGAATGGTTTCATACTGTTCCAGAGTTGATTCATTGTAATCTGATTTCGGAagaatatttatatatataagtacgattatttcaaaaaaaatacttTTTATCTATATGTTTACAATCATGAAATATTAGATTCGTTTCCAAACAGACTTATTATCAACATGTATGGTTGTTGCTTCTCTCTAAGGAAAATGAATTATCTTTAATAGTCTCGTCAACCCCGGTGCATGACAAGCAATAAATATAGCAAATATGTACTCAGTTTCACAGGTTAAGAGGGTTACTTTTTGATGTTTCCAAAAAAGTGTCTTCCATGAAAAATTTGAACCCACCGGTACTTTTACGATCATCAATATCTCCTTCCCAATCACTATCTCTATAACCATAAATTTTAAATCTTGTAGACGGAAAATAGGCAAGACCGTAGTTAAGGGTACCTTTGTTGTAGGGGAGAATCCTTTTTGGCACTTTTATATGTGTCACAATAGGTTCTTCCATATACCTACTAACGAGGCTAATACCATAACACGTAAATTTCTCACACTTTCAAGAAGGATTCTATAAATTGACGGATTAAATTTCATAGTTGCATAAAACTTTGTTAGTTTAGTTCCACAAACAACTGGTGTACTTATGGGCTTGCAATTTTTAACCTAAGACTTTTAAAAATTTTCTCTATAGAACCTTTTTGAGAAACAAAAATATGATTTTCACTTTGATTCAACCAAAATATTAGAACATAAGACTAACATCAGTCATCATTGCCTCCTTGAATTCTTCCATCAATGGTGCATTATTTCTCGCGAATAttaaatcatcaacatatatatacaAACAAATATATCTTGAGGTTGTTCTATATAAAATTCTTCTTCTAAAATATATAATTAGGCTTATTTGACATCCACTTGAAAAATATTCTAATTATCCAGAGCTGCCACGAAAAATATTAAGCGAATGGTTTCTAAACGTGCAACAAGGACAAATATACCTCTTTATAGTCACAAAAGATTTTCAGTTTGCAGAACATATTTTTAACTTGCAGAACATGCATGTTTTTCTTGTCAAACATAAATAATTTTTGACATATCTGATAAAAGAGTTATATTTATAAAACATAATTTGCAAAAATAATAAGTTCTTTAATGTTTTAAatgttaaaatatataatttcCAAGATCTCCAAAAAAATAGTGGTTTTTCATGGAATTTAACTCTCTTTATATTGATATTAATTTATAATATCAAATAAAAAATGAGAAATGCGAAAGGTTAAAACTTGGGGGAAGATGATAAAAAAATAGAGGTATTGGCATTCATATAATTAAGAAATAGTGAAGAAAAAGTATAAGTGAATGATACTGAAGAAATAGTTGGAAGAGAGAAAATAAGTAAATGGAAGTAGGTAGGATGGGAAAGATCCAAAATAAGCAAATGGGTAATTAATAAAGGGCGAACGGAGATAGATAGTAAGTGAAATGGGGAAATAGAGGTAGAAAAGACATAAATGACctcaattataattaatattaacTATGGTTAAATTTAACTCAGGGGCATAGTTGGTCATTTGAATATTCAAGGGTTACTTTGAAATTATAGATTGATATGTGTAGAATCACCTATTTTCATGAGTAATAATTTTGTCCAATTGATTCATCAAACATCCTAGTGAAATTTCAACAACTTTTCAACATCAATGGCTTCTAATATTTCAATTGATGCTGCCTGTGCTCGAAGTACTTTGGTTCCATCTAAGGTACTCAATCTAACTATATAGTGTAGTACTAATTTATCTTTCAATTTTTCTCATTTCTAAGCTGTTCAATCTTCTTAAATTCCTGATCTATTGAGTGGCCATGCTTTTGGTTTTGTCTCAGCATTTATTTGTGTTCTTTCTTTTTCAATATTACTAGATTGCTCAATTAATTAAATTAGTTTTTCTGATTATTATTTGTGACAATTAATACTTTGACATCAAATTTCCAGAATATACCATCTGGTTCTAGCAGCAGGAG
The sequence above is drawn from the Apium graveolens cultivar Ventura chromosome 2, ASM990537v1, whole genome shotgun sequence genome and encodes:
- the LOC141689866 gene encoding uncharacterized protein LOC141689866; amino-acid sequence: MQRKRQGRTGVARLKLDISKAYDRLEWSFVRNMMAKFGFIGVWINRIMQFISSVSYSFLHNGEESSCVFPERGLRLGDPILPYIYIMCVEGLSAIIRRDEEAELIHGCQIARGAPKDRQEVQEQLQVRENENPRNYLGLPMRVGQNKKAVFGFLVERVSSKLQAWGMGNISKAGKDATVNGLMMEGQKKWDIEVLHDICNECDRNLIHQIHVPSRNIMDFWYWLLDDKGELSVKSCYRQLRGERESHDRGFWNILWSLNRPGKIVNFLWRVEDTYGRIEGGGESRGGWSLWVRRNEWVWNKKNMSVFGVRYMALNLMWEWRNVNEGGVGGMKLSNHR